One part of the Aestuariirhabdus litorea genome encodes these proteins:
- the greA gene encoding transcription elongation factor GreA produces the protein MTKIPMTVEGEKALRDELNQLKTVDRPRIIAAIAEAREHGDLKENAEYHAAREQQGFAEGRISEIEGKLSNAQVIDITTIPATGKVIFGTTVTIINVDTEEEVTYRIVGDDEADIKVGKLSVNSPIARALIGKEEGDEVVVTTPGGEVVYEIDQVKHLA, from the coding sequence ATGACTAAGATTCCGATGACCGTGGAGGGGGAAAAGGCCCTCCGCGATGAGCTCAATCAACTCAAGACGGTTGATCGTCCACGCATTATTGCGGCCATTGCCGAGGCGCGTGAGCACGGCGATCTCAAGGAGAACGCTGAGTATCATGCGGCCCGTGAGCAACAGGGGTTTGCGGAGGGGCGGATCAGTGAAATTGAGGGTAAGCTCTCCAATGCCCAAGTAATCGATATTACAACCATTCCCGCCACTGGCAAGGTGATTTTCGGTACCACGGTGACCATTATTAACGTGGACACCGAAGAGGAGGTTACCTATCGCATCGTGGGTGACGACGAAGCCGATATCAAGGTAGGCAAGCTTTCCGTTAACTCGCCCATCGCCCGTGCCCTGATTGGCAAGGAGGAGGGTGATGAAGTGGTGGTGACGACCCCGGGTGGTGAGGTGGTCTACGAGATTGACCAGGTAAAGCACCTGGCTTGA
- the yhbY gene encoding ribosome assembly RNA-binding protein YhbY, whose translation MPLTAQQKKHYRAIGHKLNPVVIVAGNGLSEGVIEETLRALEDHELIKVKFQVGDREVKKSLIPQLCQQCDAELVQTIGNIALILKHASKPKVQLSNLTRPI comes from the coding sequence ATGCCCCTGACAGCGCAGCAGAAAAAGCACTACCGAGCGATCGGCCACAAACTCAACCCCGTTGTGATCGTGGCCGGTAATGGCCTGTCCGAAGGGGTGATTGAGGAGACTCTCCGCGCACTGGAGGACCACGAGCTGATCAAGGTGAAGTTCCAGGTCGGCGACCGTGAAGTCAAAAAGAGCCTGATTCCCCAACTGTGCCAGCAGTGCGATGCGGAGCTGGTGCAGACCATTGGCAACATTGCCCTGATCCTCAAACACGCCAGCAAACCCAAGGTGCAACTGTCGAACCTGACCCGCCCCATCTAG
- the rlmE gene encoding 23S rRNA (uridine(2552)-2'-O)-methyltransferase RlmE → MARSKSSGRWLKEHFDDPYVKQSQKDGYRSRASYKLLEIQEKDRILRPGMSLVDLGAAPGGWCQVAAQILGDRGRIVASDILPMDPLADVTFVQGDFTEEAVLEEILRAIGSEQVDLVISDMAPNMSGMTAVDQPRAMYLAELALDMARQVLKPGGTFLTKVFQGAGFDEYFRDLRGSFERLQSRKPNASRPRSREIYLLARGFKG, encoded by the coding sequence ATGGCAAGGTCAAAAAGCAGCGGTCGCTGGCTGAAAGAACATTTTGACGATCCCTATGTCAAACAGTCCCAGAAGGATGGCTATCGCTCCCGTGCCAGCTATAAGCTGCTGGAAATTCAGGAGAAGGATCGCATCCTGCGTCCGGGGATGTCGTTGGTCGACCTGGGGGCTGCCCCGGGCGGCTGGTGCCAGGTGGCTGCCCAGATCCTTGGGGATCGGGGACGCATTGTGGCCTCGGATATTTTGCCGATGGATCCGCTGGCGGATGTCACCTTCGTGCAGGGGGATTTTACCGAAGAGGCGGTCCTGGAGGAGATTCTGCGGGCCATCGGCTCGGAGCAGGTAGACCTTGTAATCTCCGATATGGCCCCCAATATGAGTGGTATGACGGCGGTCGACCAGCCTCGGGCCATGTATCTGGCCGAGTTGGCGCTGGATATGGCACGCCAGGTGTTGAAACCGGGCGGAACCTTCCTGACCAAGGTGTTCCAGGGGGCGGGTTTTGACGAATACTTCAGGGACCTGAGGGGCAGTTTTGAGCGCTTGCAGAGTCGTAAGCCCAATGCCTCCCGGCCCCGCTCGCGGGAGATCTACCTGTTGGCGCGGGGCTTTAAAGGATAG
- the ftsH gene encoding ATP-dependent zinc metalloprotease FtsH, translating into MAKNLVLWLIIALVLLTVFKNFGTMQPTSSELSYSDFITQVENDRVDRVTIDGYRLHGELKNNERFSTNLPPTVRDDKLMDELLRNKVNVVAKPIEKQSIWTQLLVASFPILVIIAVFMFFMRQMQGGGGGRGGPMSFGKSKARLLSEDQIKTTFADVAGVEEAKEDVRELVEFLRDPGKFQRLGGRIPRGVLMVGQPGTGKTLLAKAIAGEAKVPFFTISGSDFVEMFVGVGASRVRDMFEQAKKQSPCIIFIDEIDAVGRHRGAGLGGGHDEREQTLNQLLVEMDGFEGNEGVIVIAATNRPDVLDPALLRPGRFDRQVVVGLPDIRGREQILKVHMRKVPIHDNVKPEVIARGTPGFSGADLANLVNEAALFAARANRRTVTMNEFELAKDKIMMGAERKSMVMSEKEKLNTAYHEAGHAIVGRLVPDHDPVYKVSIIPRGRALGVTMFLPEEDRYSHSKQSLESQVCSLFGGRIAEEMTLGKSGVTTGASNDIQRASQIARSMVTRWGLSEKLGPLLYEEEEGEVFLGKQQGKRLHVSAETAKVIDDEVRHVIDSCYERAETILRENRDKLDAMAAALMQYETLDGAQLDDIMAGRAPRPPQGWGDDDSGGSAAAESDEPAAPEEPKKDASDDPIGGPAGEH; encoded by the coding sequence ATGGCAAAAAATCTGGTCCTGTGGCTGATCATTGCGTTGGTGTTGCTGACGGTGTTCAAAAACTTCGGCACCATGCAGCCCACCTCATCGGAGCTGAGCTATTCCGACTTTATTACGCAGGTGGAGAATGACCGGGTTGATCGGGTCACCATCGACGGGTATCGACTGCATGGAGAACTGAAGAACAACGAGCGTTTCTCCACCAACCTGCCCCCAACGGTGCGCGACGACAAGCTGATGGATGAGCTGCTGCGCAACAAGGTCAACGTGGTGGCCAAGCCGATCGAAAAACAGAGTATCTGGACCCAGTTACTGGTGGCCAGCTTCCCGATTCTGGTGATCATCGCGGTCTTTATGTTCTTCATGCGCCAGATGCAGGGTGGCGGCGGTGGCCGTGGTGGCCCGATGAGCTTTGGCAAGAGCAAAGCGCGCCTGCTGAGCGAAGACCAGATCAAGACCACCTTTGCCGATGTGGCCGGTGTTGAAGAGGCCAAGGAGGATGTGCGCGAGCTGGTCGAGTTCCTGCGTGACCCCGGTAAGTTCCAGCGTCTCGGCGGCCGTATCCCCCGCGGTGTACTGATGGTGGGTCAGCCCGGTACCGGTAAGACCCTGCTGGCCAAGGCGATCGCCGGCGAGGCCAAGGTCCCCTTCTTTACTATCTCGGGTTCTGACTTCGTCGAGATGTTTGTCGGTGTCGGTGCCTCCCGGGTGCGTGACATGTTCGAACAGGCCAAGAAGCAGTCTCCCTGTATCATTTTTATTGATGAGATCGACGCTGTGGGTCGCCATCGTGGCGCCGGCCTTGGCGGTGGCCACGACGAGCGTGAGCAGACCCTGAACCAGCTGCTGGTCGAGATGGACGGCTTCGAGGGCAATGAGGGGGTGATTGTGATCGCCGCTACCAACCGCCCCGATGTGCTGGACCCGGCGCTGCTGCGCCCCGGTCGTTTTGACCGCCAGGTGGTGGTGGGGCTGCCCGATATTCGCGGACGCGAACAGATTCTTAAGGTGCATATGCGCAAGGTGCCGATCCACGATAACGTCAAGCCCGAGGTGATAGCACGGGGTACGCCCGGTTTCTCCGGCGCGGACCTGGCCAACCTGGTGAATGAGGCTGCACTCTTTGCCGCCCGCGCCAACCGTCGCACCGTGACCATGAACGAGTTCGAGCTGGCCAAGGACAAGATCATGATGGGTGCCGAGCGCAAGTCCATGGTGATGAGCGAGAAGGAAAAACTGAATACGGCCTACCACGAGGCGGGCCATGCCATCGTTGGCCGACTGGTCCCTGACCATGATCCGGTCTACAAGGTCAGTATTATTCCCCGTGGTCGCGCCCTGGGTGTGACCATGTTCCTGCCCGAGGAGGATCGCTATAGCCACAGCAAGCAATCCCTCGAAAGCCAGGTGTGCAGTCTGTTTGGCGGTCGTATCGCCGAGGAGATGACGCTGGGCAAAAGCGGTGTCACCACCGGGGCCTCCAACGACATTCAGCGGGCTTCGCAAATTGCCCGCAGCATGGTGACCCGTTGGGGTCTCTCCGAGAAGCTCGGTCCCCTGCTGTACGAAGAGGAAGAGGGTGAGGTGTTCCTCGGTAAGCAGCAGGGCAAGCGTCTGCACGTGTCGGCTGAGACCGCCAAGGTGATCGACGACGAGGTGCGTCATGTGATCGATAGCTGCTACGAGCGTGCCGAGACCATTCTGCGGGAGAACCGTGACAAGCTCGACGCCATGGCAGCGGCGCTGATGCAATACGAGACCCTCGACGGCGCGCAGCTCGATGACATCATGGCGGGCCGTGCCCCGCGTCCCCCTCAGGGCTGGGGCGATGATGACAGTGGCGGTTCAGCCGCGGCTGAGTCGGATGAGCCTGCTGCCCCTGAGGAGCCAAAGAAGGACGCCTCCGATGACCCCATTGGTGGCCCCGCCGGCGAGCACTGA
- the folP gene encoding dihydropteroate synthase, with protein MVLDFGRQRRSLDSPRVMGVLNVTPDSFSDGGRFIDPERALQHAREMVAAGASFIDVGGESTRPGAEPVSVEQELERVVPLVAAIRAELDVVVSVDTSTPEVMREAVAAGAGLINDVRALQRPGALAMAATLEVPVCLMHMLGEPGTMQVAPHYQDVIAEVSAFLLQRIECCEAAGIDRSRLLVDPGFGFGKTLEHNLQLLRGLDRFARLGVPLLVGMSRKSMVGAVLGRADPADRLYGSLAVAVMAAQAGAQILRVHDVKETHDALAMVDAVKKTRLVGED; from the coding sequence ATGGTTCTTGACTTCGGCCGGCAGCGGCGCTCACTGGATAGCCCTCGGGTGATGGGGGTGCTGAATGTGACGCCGGACTCCTTTTCCGATGGTGGGCGTTTTATCGACCCGGAGCGGGCGTTGCAGCACGCGCGGGAGATGGTGGCCGCCGGCGCCAGCTTTATTGATGTGGGCGGGGAGTCAACCCGCCCGGGAGCCGAGCCGGTCTCGGTGGAGCAGGAGCTGGAGCGAGTGGTGCCGCTGGTGGCTGCCATCCGGGCCGAGTTGGATGTGGTGGTCTCGGTGGACACCAGCACGCCTGAGGTGATGCGTGAGGCGGTGGCCGCCGGTGCCGGTTTGATCAATGATGTGCGTGCCCTGCAACGACCTGGTGCCCTGGCAATGGCGGCAACTCTGGAGGTGCCGGTATGCCTGATGCATATGCTGGGTGAGCCGGGCACCATGCAGGTAGCCCCCCACTACCAGGATGTGATTGCCGAGGTGTCTGCTTTTCTGTTGCAGCGTATCGAGTGTTGTGAAGCGGCCGGTATCGACCGTTCCCGGTTGCTGGTGGATCCGGGCTTTGGTTTTGGCAAGACGCTCGAACACAATCTGCAGCTGCTGAGGGGGTTGGATCGTTTCGCCCGGTTGGGCGTTCCCCTGCTGGTGGGTATGTCCAGGAAAAGTATGGTGGGGGCGGTGCTCGGGCGTGCAGATCCGGCAGACCGGCTCTACGGTTCCCTTGCGGTTGCCGTGATGGCGGCTCAGGCAGGCGCACAGATTTTACGTGTGCATGATGTGAAAGAAACTCATGATGCGTTGGCCATGGTCGATGCAGTCAAAAAAACTCGGTTGGTGGGTGAGGACTGA